Below is a window of Sceloporus undulatus isolate JIND9_A2432 ecotype Alabama chromosome 9, SceUnd_v1.1, whole genome shotgun sequence DNA.
ccaattaacattacatgattaaaatttaaagtttaaaactctttaagacaaaaacaaaacagcatccctgtcatgCAAAAGCCTGCTGGCACAGAAACATCTTTACCTGCCACCAggaggacagcagggatggagccatcctggcctccccaGGGAGGGAGCTCCAaaccctgggagcagccactgaaaaggccctttctcttgttcccacaaaCGCGCCTGAGAGGGCAGTGGGATGGATTGAGGGGCCTCTCCTGATCACCTCAATGTTCTCGGAGGTTCATAcggggagatacagtccttcacacttattctgtgctgcatttcctctcatgtcctctgctccatttcccacAGTTTCATCTCTTTCCCTTTTGAGATAAGACCAAGGAAAAGTAGCTGTTGAGCAGTTCTgccttctctgtctcctgttagcattttcccACCTCATTAATGCAATGGCACtaccctttcctccttcttccttttgctatggacattttttaaaaaccctttttaccactcttaacctctctagcaagcctgagctcattccgTGCTTTAACTTTTCTGTCCTTATCCCTAAACATgccatttgtttgaattcttctttagcaattttccccttttcccatttcttatacatctcacatgtaaaacttagctcagttgaaaagAACTTAGTTCTTTAATCATCCATAATGAACTCAGTTCTTTAGTGTGTTTCCTGGAACACCTCctatttttcctcctcactggaactgtttgcaagtgtgccttcaatatctcccttttgaaaaactcccatctgtcctaaatattcttcccttttttaaagtattcttggacatgggatcacacccagtatttccatttgtgaaatcaagttttctaaagtctagaatgcatgtctatGCTTGGCTTCCCCATTCGACTATATCACAAAATCCAGGAGAAcctgatcactcccacctaaggatcccaccacttccacCCCACTAACCagatcatccctgttggttaggatcaaatctaaaatagctgatccccttgttgcctcttccaccttttggacaattaaACTGCCTGccaggcaaatgaggaatttgctGGACATTAAAATTtcggctgagtttgacttccagcaaatatcaggattgtTGAAATTAACCAGCACTACTACATGtctccatgtgtgtgtttgtgttctaGAAAGACGTGATTCAAAGTCTTGAATTGGGGGGTCTGTAGTTGGCTTCCACAataacatgtttgctgtttccttcccctttttagTTTTATCCATATGCTCTTCACCTggtttccaggatttaagtcctggatctcttcacaggtgtaaacatccctgatgATACCCCTCTATCACTACatttccaccaggtttcagtgatgcctattattttgtatttggtttgctgtgctaggagttcaaatgcatcttatttcccatactctgtgcattagtctagagacatcgaagaccacaggaccatggtggcaaacctatggcatgtgtgtcctctctggcacacaaagccatttggAGTTCACACAGAGAGAAGGGAGGACGAGGGAAAAGAACAGGTgcgcgcctgttcctcctcttcccctgctctCCCATGCTTTAGCTACCTTTCCAGATACAGCTGAAAACCCAGGAGGGCAGGAGTAAGAGAAGGGGCAGATGCACACTtgtccctcttcttccccctcccaccctcctgggccttttgctgtctctggggaagtcctgcccccagaggtcctgccccctggaagtcccacctggGTAATACCTGGTGCCAGAACGCCTTTGAATTTGagcactcagtccctaaaagattcaccatcactgccataggaCATTCCCCCCTAGCTGCCTATGTACAGTTTTCCCCCTATTTGCCTTGCTCCCTCtagtttgactattatctccagtttgactattatctccagctcTTGCTTTCCAGAACactgtctcctttcccaaagtaaCTTAGATTAAAGCTGTCCTGATCCAATTTTTGATAAACACATATGTCAATGATAGACAGCTATGGCAACTGGAATTGAATTACTTCTGTAACAAAAGAAACTTGGTAAAGAAAAAACTGCTTAAAACAGAAATGCTGCTGACTCAATGATCTTGGACTTTTGAGAAGTTTTCTTGCCTGTTGTTGAGATAACTTCTTTCATCTAGCAATGGGAATTAAAGACAATTCTAAGAGGTACTGCCAATCAGTGCAGGACCAGTGACCAGGTGGGCTGCTCTGGAAGCAGGCCGCTGCCACGGTCCCATATAGGACCGTGGGAGTAGCGGCTTTTCACCACTCCAATTTTGTGCCACTTTTCCCTACTCAGTGCAGCTTCTAGCCGTTTTTGcgagcatgtgtcatctggatgcctGCCCCCCAAAGCCAacactttttgcctgtctgtttcaggctgtAGTTATCTCTAGAAAGACTTGATGGCGAACCTGCCAAGGCATCTGGGTTGGCACTTGGGTAGTGAGTTCTTCCTGTGATGTCTAGTATCCCAACTCCAATCCCTGCATCCTCTTCCTGTCCTGAACCCCAACATGCTTGACTTCTCCTCTCCCATTGCATGGCCACATAGTTCAgtcagaggggagggggagaaggctCTGTTAGATAGGGGAGGAGACTGAAGAGGGATAACAGATGGAGGAAACAGCAGtacagacctttttttaaaaatagagaaaagaGAAGGTCTAATGAGCACTGCACAGGAAATCTCTGTAAGCTCTTGCCATGAGATCTGCAAAGAGCTGAGGCAGACACTAGACTGGGAAACCAAGAGGATCATCCTTCCAGCACCCTATGGAAAAATAATGCAAGAGCACTGAATGTGTTACTGCTCAAGGAAAGGGCATATTTTAGTACATTAATaggatttttttaataaaaaaaattaggatCAGCCTTATAAGTCATAGGTACTAGTTAACCATAAAAATGTCTGGATAAGATACAACTGCTTTGTGAAAATTCTGCTAATAATGGTTATCAGTATTAAGAAAgattaaatataaacaaataatacaATAGATTGGCAATTCAATTCACTAATACATTAAATTGCCAAGTCATATGCCTTGCTGCAAAGGACTGCTTGAAGACTTAAACTGACCTTTCGACTTCAGGACTGACTTAATTTTCAGGGGTGAAGTAGAGTAAAGGATAAAATTTTAGACGTTAATGCAACACATTCACATCACTTAGTATTCCTATGTTTCCCTTAAAATCCAGAACTGTGAACACAGAAAGTCAGAAAAAGAGCTAGATGAAGAAAATGGCTATCCTATTTATTCCACAATTCCACCTACATTTAATCTGTTTTCACATATGGAGAGCTTAAGGTCTGTAACAAATTAGGGCTGGTTACAACCCCACCCCTCACTTATTATCACAATCAAGAATTGTTAGGTCTTTAGCTTAGTACTCATTTCCTTCTTGACATAATTTATCAATTATTTTGCTAGAATTCTTTCTTCAATAGCAATGCTTTCCAGACAGTTACCTCCCCCCCCAAGAATCCCTAGATATAAATACACAGTCACATGCTAGTAATGTGCTAGGATCAAAATTACTATAGGCAACACACAAACCAAATTTGTCTTAAGCTATGTACACCTGACTATACAGTCAACCAAAATGggtgaaaaattcattttattgAAACTCATAACTCAAAAAATATAAGATGCTGTAGTGTACAATATGTTACACAAAGCACCCTGAGGTGCACATTCAAGTCAAGTAAGATCTTCATCCTCCCACCCGCCTCCCATCCCAATCTTGGTACCCTAAGTACTTGTTTCATATACAATCATGCACATTTACTTTGCAAGAGGAAGCCCCCGCTCAATATTCTGTTATGTAGCACCAAAAtatctattctctctctcttaatttaACAGGGAAACTGTGTTAGCCAATACTGTAGACCATGGAGTAGGCAATTGCATCCCTCTGTATCTTGTTGGACTGCGACACTCATTATTCCTCAGTATTGACCATTCTGGGTAGGGCTGGTGGGAGATGCAGTACAACCTTTGGGGGATTACAAACAGACCAAGGCTGCTGTAGACAGACTCCATACATTCATAGGACTGAACAGTCTAAACTAACCTTAGCAACAGTTGCAAAGAACCAAATTAAGAATTTTCCCCATACAGCAGTAGTGGAGGCAGTCTctattacttttaaataaaacacaaacaatTATGAACTTCCCACACAAAGATGATCTGGTTTTTTTGTTGGAAAGAAGTCTATGAGGGACGTGGAAAACTTAGATCTTTCAAGAACAACTACTGGTCGTAAATAATGAAGTTGCTTTAAGGCATGGTCCCCACAGTTTGTTAGTGCCTTATCCAATATGGCCCTCAGGTTTTCCAGAGAAGGGATGGGAGAGTCTGTTGACAAGAGGGGCTGTACGCCTCTTAACTGCCCTTCAGCTTTGGGGCCACTGTTCTTCTTTgacatggttgttgttgctgctgctgggacATGTTCACATTTAGCCGTGCTCTGTGGCATATCCTTTTTTGTGTCTTTATTTTGTTCTACCATGCCACTACTTTCAGATTGTTCAGTTGGCTCCCACTCATGCCCAgagtcatcatcgtcatcgtcgtcgtcgtcatcatctcCTCGTGCCTCACTTTCTTGAAGGAACTTCAAAAATGAAGACTCAAAACCCATTGGTTTGAAGGACTTTATATCAAAGGGCTTAGGTGCCGGCTGCTTCTCCAGTTTGTCTTTTGGAGCAAATGAGGGAAGCTTCCTAGCATTTGGCTGCAAAGACTTATTCTGCCAGCCACTACTATCTTTCTCCCTCGATAACTGTGTATCTGATCTTGTGCAGGATGAGTTATTCTCTTTTCCATCGCTCTTTCTGTCTTGGCACCGTCCAGGAAATTCTCCATCTGTTTTACACTGCTGAGCTGAATCTGCTAAACTACGTCCTTCAAAACATCTGGTTTTGGGATTGTGGATATGTTTTAAAGTGCCTGTACACAAGAAGACACCAGTCTCATTGGTCTTGTCATTCCCAGAACATCTATTTTTACTGCTTTCATTTTCATGATGAAAATCTGCCTGGCCAAGAAGCTCTTCCCTTCCATGCTGATATGCAGAGCGCAGTATCACATCCTGTTTAAAGTTACAATTTGCTTCTTTACTTGAACCCTGACGCTCTTCTAAACAAGCATCGTTTATCACAGTACCACATTCAACAAAAAGTACAAGATCTTCATACTGCTGTTCTATATAAACACTGGCCATTTGATGGGTACGCTTATAATGTCTTACAATACTGCTTTCCAGTTTTACTACTGAGGGACACCCTTTAATCATGCATGGATACTGTGTTTGGTTGCAGTTGTCTCTGCACATCTGTAGGGCCTCTGCTCTTGTTTTGAAATCATACAAtagcttttctttatttttattattgttcttcTCAATCTTCTCATTCATCTGTCTCCTTTTCTCACTCATATCATGCCTGAGACATCGATCTTTCAAGCAGCTTCGTTCGTGTTCATTTTGAAGGCGATTCCCTTTTTCTTTGGCACCTCCCATGACTCCTTCATAATCGCTGTGCCGAAAATATACATGCTGAGAATAACGGCTGTAAGTTGTGAAAACTCTGTTACACCCATTAAGATCACAATGgatttcaatttctttatttatgTCTTCATCCTTAGCATGTTCTTCCATCAGGTGATGCTTTAATTTGTGAAAGGAATAAAATGCAGCAGGGCAGTGAGGGTGATGACAGGGGAATCTTACTGATTCAGATTCAGAAAGCACTTTTGAATCTTCTTCATGGTCAAGTGCGTGAAAATCACTGCAGTGTTTAGCAAGTGATTTAGGACACAAGAACCGCTTGCTGCATGCCTTATCtttacaaacaaatatttttttacatttggcaAGTTCCCTCTTTGTTCTTGCTTTGTCCTTTTCTAAACAGAGCTGTTCTTTGTTATACTGATGTACAGATCTGTAGTGACGAATCAAACCTTTCTGGTTAGTAAATGCAGAACTGCAATTTTTATGAATACAGTGGAATGGCTTGTGGTATTTATGCAAAATGTAACATAGATTTCCTTTGGCAACTGTTCTTTTACTTCCCCTCCCCTCTTGTGCTTCTAGTCCTTTTCGGTGGCTTTCCAATGCAGAGAGTTTTGTCTGTTTCCCAGTTACACAACTCTCTGCTTCTTCACTAGATTCCAAATCTGTTTCAGAACTGAGCTCTTCTTTCTTAAGATGACATGGCTGTTCACCAGTAAACTTAACTTGGTCATCAAGTTCTTCCTCTGTATTGGCATAGAAAGATGACATTGATGCCACGCTGCTGTTCAGCATATCCTCAGTACAATCACCATCCTCAAAACTTTCATTAGCTAACAGTTTCTGAGTTGCTGACAAATTGCCAAGTTTATGCTTGTTTCTATAATGGACTCTAAGATGTGTTTTCCTTGTAAATGATCTTTGGCAAATATGACATTTAAAAGGTGAATATCGATACTGAAACATGTTCAACTGAAGCACCATCTCTTTTGAATAATTGTGTTTTCTAACATAATGTGTCAATAGCGCTTCTCTGGTCACAAATTCGCAAGTACAACCTTGGTGCTCACAGAAAAATGGCTTGGCTGCCAACTGGGTAAGATATTGATATGGTAGTTTGCCTTTGTGTTCTTCAAAGAAATGGTCTGAGGTAGATTCATCTTCAGAATTGGGGCACTTGGATGAGTATGACTGCAAAAACCTGGAAGAACTTCCAAGATGACCACTAGAATTCGTTAAACTTAAATGCTTCAAGCCCAAGAGAAGCTCCAACATTGCATCTTCTGTACTTGATGCTTTAGAATGTTCAAAAAGGGATGTTTCTGGGGAAGAAGGACAAGGTTCCTCCTTTACATAGCTTTTGCTATTAGAGCTTGTATTATAATCTATGATGTTTGGAGAATCAGTGTTTGTATCTGAATGATGGTGGAGCTCTGAGTTAATCTCTCCAGCAGAGAAGTCCTGCAGACTTTCATTGAACTGACTAATATCTTTAGTCTTCAGGCTATACTTCCTTTTAGGTTTGAAATGGTATGGATGAGCCCTTCGAAGGT
It encodes the following:
- the RLF gene encoding zinc finger protein Rlf translates to MADAEADAALRPETPRLAAALRSRLGQLQEELSVSAGAQASSGAFCREFCQILLQYAGNRGASEHILPFLEVYRVAIQSFASARPYLTTECEDVLLVLGRLVLSCFELLLSVPESEEQSEPLLKLFQSIQDSHNALLEFGDNSLEILADICKEGVWKNPVFVKIISQQRVEAEEVSKLIKREGPAFLQMRIKHLMKTNCLPQAASLSKLCKDSTEISDTSPFLQAYITCLCSMHPNEESFKEIAKVDCKDILDMICNLEAEGQESTAFILCTTYLTQQLQSASVYCSWELTLFWSKLQRRIDPSLDSFLERCRQFGIIARTLQHLFFLIRVIQAEAEEAGLAVSVLLCVRALQLRSNENDDMKTSVCKTIACLLPEDLEVRRACQLTEYLLEPTEEGYNLLEELYLLPDQKFDEETAPVPNSLRCELLLALKAYWPFDPEFWDWKTLRRHCLKLLGKEVSESEDDLSCNEMSFNETELLDSLLSDCEEGKEDNNFEGLNQPKERVRIKKPIGSSERYQRWLQYKFFCVICKRECIEARILHHSKMHMEDGVFTCPVCIKKFKKKDVFVSHVMEHVKMPPSRKYRAKKKMLIKKEKLKKSSLSRLASSAFGKNQPLKIIPCAKPKIDPQDYVTFSKLENCHLQDRDLYPCPGTDCSKVFKQFKYLSVHLKAEHQNNDENARHYLDMKNRREKCSYCRRHFMSAVHLQEHEQVHNGPQPYMCVSVGCYARFSSVNELLHHKQQHDDLRYKCELSGCNIVFSDLGQLYHHEAQHFRDASYTCNFHGCKKFYYSKTEFTNHLSMHISNGEMKEVSVKHEDDVSGDSLACLSGSAVVEQKDPPHLHESLSLPSGSTNTEGILEIKQEPLSDGEVDGKSNGSVGSNIDSLANENEMILLTETVDCGQADPQVLLPHEKVFHPSNLKERYSNVAVYFDGKRFTCGFEGCGSTYKNSKGMQKHLRRAHPYHFKPKRKYSLKTKDISQFNESLQDFSAGEINSELHHHSDTNTDSPNIIDYNTSSNSKSYVKEEPCPSSPETSLFEHSKASSTEDAMLELLLGLKHLSLTNSSGHLGSSSRFLQSYSSKCPNSEDESTSDHFFEEHKGKLPYQYLTQLAAKPFFCEHQGCTCEFVTREALLTHYVRKHNYSKEMVLQLNMFQYRYSPFKCHICQRSFTRKTHLRVHYRNKHKLGNLSATQKLLANESFEDGDCTEDMLNSSVASMSSFYANTEEELDDQVKFTGEQPCHLKKEELSSETDLESSEEAESCVTGKQTKLSALESHRKGLEAQEGRGSKRTVAKGNLCYILHKYHKPFHCIHKNCSSAFTNQKGLIRHYRSVHQYNKEQLCLEKDKARTKRELAKCKKIFVCKDKACSKRFLCPKSLAKHCSDFHALDHEEDSKVLSESESVRFPCHHPHCPAAFYSFHKLKHHLMEEHAKDEDINKEIEIHCDLNGCNRVFTTYSRYSQHVYFRHSDYEGVMGGAKEKGNRLQNEHERSCLKDRCLRHDMSEKRRQMNEKIEKNNNKNKEKLLYDFKTRAEALQMCRDNCNQTQYPCMIKGCPSVVKLESSIVRHYKRTHQMASVYIEQQYEDLVLFVECGTVINDACLEERQGSSKEANCNFKQDVILRSAYQHGREELLGQADFHHENESSKNRCSGNDKTNETGVFLCTGTLKHIHNPKTRCFEGRSLADSAQQCKTDGEFPGRCQDRKSDGKENNSSCTRSDTQLSREKDSSGWQNKSLQPNARKLPSFAPKDKLEKQPAPKPFDIKSFKPMGFESSFLKFLQESEARGDDDDDDDDDDDSGHEWEPTEQSESSGMVEQNKDTKKDMPQSTAKCEHVPAAATTTMSKKNSGPKAEGQLRGVQPLLSTDSPIPSLENLRAILDKALTNCGDHALKQLHYLRPVVVLERSKFSTSLIDFFPTKKPDHLCVGSS